A single Micromonospora sp. CCTCC AA 2012012 DNA region contains:
- a CDS encoding DUF3515 family protein, with amino-acid sequence MDEITSPAAGAESRPADPAPGRDRTTRRAALVATLIALPVTVAVAGFTFAKLSPDSPAAAPSASPTAARPQSTAPVELPAPTLAERPGVVCRALVSQLPDSLRDLRQRPVTAGPEQNAAYGDPALTVSCGVTPPVFEKTDEVWTVNKVCWHPVEEADATVLTTVDRETPVRVRIPRQYAQPLQWAAPISDAVVSAVPSSKSAPSGCTP; translated from the coding sequence GTGGACGAGATCACTTCCCCCGCCGCTGGTGCGGAGTCCCGCCCGGCCGACCCGGCCCCGGGCCGGGACCGGACCACGCGCCGCGCGGCGCTGGTGGCGACGCTGATCGCCCTGCCGGTCACCGTGGCCGTGGCCGGCTTCACCTTCGCGAAGCTCTCCCCGGACTCCCCCGCCGCCGCGCCGAGCGCCTCGCCGACCGCCGCGCGACCGCAGTCCACCGCCCCGGTGGAGCTGCCCGCGCCGACCCTCGCCGAGCGGCCGGGCGTCGTCTGCCGGGCCCTGGTGTCCCAGCTTCCCGACAGCCTGCGTGACCTGAGGCAGCGCCCGGTCACCGCGGGTCCCGAGCAGAACGCCGCGTACGGCGACCCGGCGCTGACCGTCTCCTGCGGCGTCACGCCGCCGGTGTTCGAGAAGACCGACGAGGTGTGGACGGTCAACAAGGTCTGCTGGCACCCCGTCGAGGAGGCCGACGCGACGGTGCTGACCACGGTCGACCGGGAGACCCCGGTCCGGGTCCGGATCCCCCGGCAGTACGCCCAGCCCCTCCAGTGGGCCGCCCCGATCTCCGACGCCGTGGTCTCCGCCGTCCCCTCGTCGAAGTCGGCCCCGTCCGGCTGCACCCCCTGA
- a CDS encoding D-alanine--D-alanine ligase family protein yields the protein MTTPGKTRVAIVFGGRSPEHGISCVSAGSVLGALDPDEFEVVPVGITRTGQWVLTSGDPAQLAIQARKLPEITASAGTEVLLRAEPNSGGLMVLDPTEGPRALADVDVVFPVLHGAYGEDGTIQGMLEMADIPYVGANVFASAAAMDKEFTKKLCAVEGIPVGPYAVLRNGMTLGEQEKERLGLPVFVKPSRAGSSFGITKVDDWSQLDAAVATAREIDTKVLVEAAIVGREIECGVLEGEAGGAPEASVLAEVRVVSGHDWYDFEAKYIDDACEYDIPANLPEAVTRQVREYATRAFTALDCSGLARVDFFVTPQNEVYLNEINTMPGFTPTSMFPRMWAASGLEYPKLVNRLIRTALRRDTAPR from the coding sequence GTGACCACCCCAGGCAAGACCCGTGTGGCGATCGTTTTCGGCGGCCGCAGCCCCGAGCACGGCATCTCCTGCGTCAGTGCCGGCAGCGTGCTCGGCGCCCTCGACCCGGACGAGTTCGAGGTGGTGCCGGTCGGCATCACCCGGACCGGCCAGTGGGTGCTGACCAGCGGTGACCCGGCCCAGCTCGCGATCCAGGCCCGGAAGCTGCCGGAGATCACCGCGAGCGCCGGCACCGAGGTGCTGCTGCGCGCCGAGCCGAATTCGGGCGGCCTGATGGTGCTCGACCCGACCGAGGGCCCCCGGGCGCTGGCCGACGTGGACGTCGTCTTCCCCGTGCTGCACGGCGCGTACGGCGAGGACGGCACCATCCAGGGCATGCTGGAGATGGCCGACATCCCGTACGTGGGGGCGAACGTGTTCGCCTCGGCGGCGGCGATGGACAAGGAGTTCACCAAGAAGCTCTGCGCCGTCGAGGGCATCCCGGTCGGCCCGTACGCGGTGCTGCGCAACGGGATGACGCTGGGCGAACAGGAGAAGGAGCGGCTCGGGCTGCCCGTCTTCGTCAAGCCGTCCCGGGCCGGCTCGTCCTTCGGCATCACCAAGGTCGACGACTGGTCCCAGCTCGACGCGGCCGTCGCGACGGCCCGGGAGATCGACACCAAGGTGCTGGTGGAGGCCGCGATCGTCGGGCGCGAGATCGAGTGCGGCGTGCTGGAGGGGGAGGCCGGCGGCGCCCCCGAGGCGTCGGTGCTGGCCGAGGTGCGGGTGGTCTCCGGCCACGACTGGTACGACTTCGAGGCCAAGTACATCGACGACGCCTGCGAGTACGACATCCCAGCGAACCTGCCCGAGGCGGTCACCCGCCAGGTGCGCGAGTACGCCACCCGGGCGTTCACCGCGCTGGACTGCTCCGGCCTCGCCCGGGTCGACTTCTTCGTCACCCCGCAGAACGAGGTCTACCTCAACGAGATCAACACGATGCCCGGCTTCACCCCGACGTCGATGTTCCCCCGGATGTGGGCCGCCAGCGGCCTGGAATACCCCAAGCTCGTCAACCGCCTCATCCGCACCGCCCTCCGCCGCGACACCGCCCCCCGCTGA
- a CDS encoding ATP-binding protein, whose protein sequence is MSPDPLIDSLLAALDARPDDLPLRLHLAGLLLDADRGGEAIAQIGQALARDPGNPQAQTLMQRALGAPVPGKAAPARPAPAGPTPGGDDPLAAYEQELADVVPPRFARAGDEPEPVTGEADRVYDVETSAVRLADVGGMTAVKERLELAFLGPLRNPELRRMYGKSLRGGLMLYGPPGCGKTFLARAVAGEMGAKFLSLSIVDVLDMWIGNSERNLHELFEAARRNAPCVLFLDEVDALGHKRSQMGSSSMRTLGNQLLAELDGMEGSNEGVFVLAATNTPWDVDPALRRPGRLDRVVLVLPPDAEARAAILEYHLRERPIANIDLRKVVAKTEDYSGADLAHLCETAAEFAMADSVRTGEVRMIEQRDLERALKEVRPSTRPWLSTARNVAMFANEGGVYDDLVAYLKRRKLL, encoded by the coding sequence ATGAGCCCCGATCCCCTCATCGACAGCCTGCTGGCCGCCCTCGACGCCCGCCCGGACGACCTGCCGCTGCGCCTGCACCTGGCCGGTCTGCTGCTGGACGCCGACCGGGGCGGGGAGGCGATCGCCCAGATCGGGCAGGCGCTCGCCCGGGATCCGGGCAACCCGCAGGCGCAGACGCTGATGCAGCGGGCGCTCGGTGCCCCCGTACCCGGGAAGGCGGCACCGGCGCGGCCGGCGCCGGCCGGTCCGACGCCGGGCGGCGACGACCCGCTGGCCGCCTACGAGCAGGAGCTGGCCGACGTCGTGCCGCCGCGTTTCGCCCGGGCCGGCGACGAACCGGAGCCGGTGACCGGCGAGGCCGACCGGGTGTACGACGTCGAGACCAGCGCGGTCCGGCTGGCCGACGTGGGCGGCATGACGGCCGTGAAGGAGCGGCTGGAGCTGGCCTTCCTCGGCCCGCTGCGCAACCCGGAGCTGCGCCGGATGTACGGCAAGAGCCTGCGCGGCGGGCTGATGCTCTACGGCCCGCCCGGCTGCGGCAAGACCTTCCTGGCCCGCGCGGTGGCCGGCGAGATGGGCGCGAAGTTCCTCTCCCTGTCGATCGTCGACGTGCTGGACATGTGGATCGGCAACTCGGAACGCAACCTGCACGAGCTGTTCGAGGCGGCCCGCCGCAACGCCCCCTGCGTGCTCTTCCTCGACGAGGTCGACGCGCTGGGCCACAAGCGTTCCCAGATGGGCTCCAGTTCGATGCGGACGCTCGGCAACCAGCTCCTGGCCGAGCTGGACGGCATGGAGGGCAGCAACGAGGGGGTCTTCGTGCTCGCCGCGACCAACACCCCGTGGGACGTGGACCCGGCGCTGCGCCGCCCGGGGCGGCTGGACCGGGTGGTGCTGGTGCTGCCGCCGGACGCCGAGGCCCGCGCGGCGATCCTGGAGTACCACCTGCGGGAGCGGCCGATCGCCAACATCGACCTGCGCAAGGTCGTCGCGAAGACCGAAGACTATTCCGGTGCCGACCTGGCCCACCTCTGCGAGACGGCCGCCGAGTTCGCGATGGCCGACTCGGTCCGCACCGGCGAGGTACGGATGATCGAGCAGCGGGACCTGGAGCGGGCGTTGAAGGAGGTCCGCCCCTCCACCCGGCCGTGGCTCTCCACCGCCCGCAACGTGGCGATGTTCGCCAACGAGGGGGGCGTCTACGACGACCTGGTGGCCTACCTGA